The genomic DNA GAATATTGTGTATCTGGGTAACCAGAGAAAAGATGTGAAATAGGCTTTCTGGTACTGACAGTAAAGAACTATCTCCAATAAAAGCAAACTTAAAAGCAGCCTCCCATTAATGCTTTGTTACTTAGATAAGTGgtaattaaagtttttattgcAATAGACCCCAAACTAGTAATTGGGCACAGAGAATcagtgatataaaatatttctctgcTTTCTACAATTCCCATAAACAGAGTTAGAAGTGGACCATTCAGCCATGGGCATGGTTCTGCAAGCCATGACCAGATTTTGAGATCAGTCCCTAGAGATGACCACCACCTGCTACCCACAAAAGCCAACTTATTTCTtcaagaaaggaagtgaaatagTTTCAATACAAAAACTGTAGCTATAGACCACAATAAGCTTGCACAGACTACAGCTAAAGAATTTTATCATACCTACAGAAAATTCAAATGAaccaaagaacattttaaaattctactttacTTCCCTTACTAGAATTGTTACAATTAAATTCACTTCGAAATTTTGACTCTGAATGTGATACAAAAGGTAAGCTATCAGATAATGCTTTCAATTTAGAGAAACATAGAAATGTAAAATCCCCTTGCTCTACCTACTCACAGAGCTCTGGAAGCTATTCTCCACCATAAGTATAATTCACATTAAGAGTAACACTGTCccataaatatttctcaaagGAGACAATGTATTGTTTGTATTCCTGCAAGCTGACTGTATTTCAGGTCCTAAATAGAACTTTAAATCAGTTTTATCCATGAAGAATCTGATCCCAAATAATTACGTTTCCAAATGTTATATATCTTATGCTCTACAACAATCTCTTAACCTCCTCCttgcctttcttcctccctcacaGTTAAACCAGCTTTCTTACTATGTCAATATCAACTTTCCATATATACTAACTTGCATTTTCTGGAAGTTTTTTCAAGTTATCAGAAACATTAAGGGGTTCTTCTCAGCTATGTTCTGGAACTTTTTGACTCCCTAGAGCAAATGTCCTTCCTGCACCAAAAGGTATGCCTTCTCTACAGTCCAAGAGCTAGATATTGAGATTCAGGAAGAATTCACAATTCTATAACAGGAGATGATCCTGGACAGAGATATAAAATGTTAATTCCCAGAAATTTCCAAACTGGGAATTGATTACCAATGATATTGTTTGCTAATAGTTTTTTTCAGGAATATAGAGGGAAGCCTCAGAAGTTATGAAAACCTTTTAAGGTTTTCATGGAAACAGAATTAAGCTTTTAGAATTGACAATATCAGAATGGCACCACTGAAGGAGGAATCAGAGGAGCTTAGATGCCCACCCCAGTCATGTGATTTCTCAACCCTGTGACTTCTTGCAAGACATTCTGAGATATAACCTTTTGACATAAGATCCATTTTAATGGGGTTATTATGAAGACTAGATCATGAAATTTGAAAGGGAGCTCTTGGCATGTAAAATACAGTCAGGTTCTCTTTgcctgatttttcttttgctttccacaTATTTTACACTTCTTTAGGGAGAGTTCTATCTTGCATAtttgaagataaaaatataaactcttGGAAGCTTTATTTCTCCAACCTGAAAAATCCtgtcctttaaaaaatgaattgctaCAGTATTCTTTGAAGTGTGGAAGTAATCTTTATCTGTCTACTAACATGAATTAATTTTATGGTATTATTAATACTCTGTGATTTGTGAATCACATAACACCTTTCAAGGAAAGCGTTGAGAAAATAAAGCAGGCATGGGGTTTGGTGTAATCCACAGCACTcaggcaacccgctccagtgttcttgcctggaggatcccagggacgggggagcctggtgggctgctgtctcggGTAGCacagtcgtacacgactgaagcgacttagcagcagcagcagcagcagcaggatctctTTCATCTGAAGTGTCCAGGAGTGAGTAGACTATAATCTATGAAAACATCCAATATATCCTTTTGACTTCACAAGAGAAAATTAGAGTATTTGACTTCCAATATTTTCTAATTCCAGTCTCACTTTTCAAACTTTGCCATCTGCTGGCAACATTGAAGGCAGAAAACTACTTTTTTACATACTATGAGAGTGAACAAAGACTAAATTagaaaaaacttttaaacagGTTGTAATGATAAATAcagttatataatatttttttcatatggaTACTGGCCATTTCACCTTTTTAAGTAGGATTCTTAGGAAGAGTTGCATTATTAAATGAACAACTAACCAGATGACCCCCAAATCCCACTATTTGGTATTTACTGAAGTGAAATAGAATAGTTAAATATATAAATCTATGAAAGAATATTTACTCTTAATCATGAAAAATTGGAGCCAACTCTTAATATACTAAACTGGGGATATCCATACAATGCAACACTATTTATCAGTGAAAATGAATGACTAATATATGCATCaaatggatgaatctcaagaACAGAGTAAGAAAAGCCAAATGCAAAAGAGAACAAATTGCACAATTCCAATTTTATGCTAttttggaaaaaggaaaatacagagacagaaaagaaaccaATAGTTTCATAGACAGCGATTTTGTGTGTGGTTGagtaaaagagacacaggagaATATGATGTGAAATGAGACTATAATGCATCATGGTGCAATGGTTACCCAATATACGTGTAACTACAAAACTCTCATTGGTCTTTCACTTAATAAGACCTAGGAACGTCAGTTAGCcttttttgcctgttttctcctttgtaaacAGCTCTATATGTCATCATAGTTAGTGAGATGATACCTAAAAAGTGTGTGGTAGTACCCAAGCAACTGAATTAGTGTTGACTCTATGTGTTCTCAAAAACTGGGATGGTTATGGATTCTAGACCTCAGGGCACAAAATGGGTGGTAAgccaaatatattcatttaaatgctttgagatctaaaaatgaaagagataaaACTTTGAGAGGGAGAAATTGAGACAGTAAATAAGGAGGAGAAAGGTAGGGACAATAAGGGAAAGGAAATAAATTGGGATTTAGTAAAATGGTCTttgacttttaatttatttaaaatcaaaactTCCAaccaaaaaagataaagaaaaatatctctAATGGCATTCATTGATATGTACATCTATCACTATTGATAGGAATAGGAACAGAAGGATGCACTACAAGACTGATATTTGTGACCTCTGAGAGTGGATGAGATTTGGAGGGGACAGATGAAGTgggactttgctgctgctgccgctaagtcgcttcagtcgtgtccgactctgtccaaccccatggacggcagcccaccaggctcccccagccctgggattctccaggcaagaacactggagtgggttgccatttccttctccaaagcatgaacgtgaaaagtgaaagtgaagttgttcagtcgtgtctgactcttagcgaccccatggactgcagcccaccaggctcctctgtccatgggattttccaggcaagagtactggagtaaggtgccattgccttctccagaagtgGTACTTTAATAACTGCTTAATGATATACATGAACATATATCATTAATAGCTCGACGCTTATAAGTAATGCTGTATCTGTATATCTTTAATAAAGTAGTAAATTAAAAAGCATCTGCAGTCTTCTTGTAACAGAGTTGGATGAGCACAGCCCTTAGTAGGTAGCCATTGCTGTGTCTCTTTACTCTGCACCTGTTACTAGGCAACAGGTCTTGCTCAGACCTTGCTGGGTGCCTAAGTGGCCCCAGCCACAAGCAACCAACTGTCTTATGAGCCACTGTTAGTTGTCCTGCTCAGCTATTGGTCAGCACTGCAGTGGGCCCTGCTCATAGCTAACTGTCAATGAGGGACCACTGGGGAAATAATGCAGTCAAGGGTCAGTGGTGTGGTGGTCATCAGCTGGACAGTGAGATAAGAGGCAGATTCAGGCCTTCTCCAGGAAGGCCCTCCAGCTTATCCAGCCTTGGGCCAGCAGGTGAGCTGGCGGATCCAAGGAACAGACTAGGGACTACATTCCATGGAGCTCCAGAGCCCTCATTAAGACCctccactgctaagtcacttcagccatgtccaactctgtgcgaccccagagatggcagcccaccaggctcccccggccctggagttctccaggcaagaacactggagtgggttgccatttccttctccagtgcatgaatgtgaaaagtgaaagtgaagtcgctcagtagtgtcccactccgagcgaccccatggactgcagcctaccaggctcctccgtccatgggatttgccaggcaagagtactggagtgggttgccattgccttctcacagACCCTCCACTAGCTTGGCCCAAGCCTTGAGGCAGCAGTGAACCTCATCCTCATCCCTGTCTCTCCAACTTGCACAGCCATCTGTGTAAGTTGCAGTCTGTGAAACCTGGTCTCCCCATTTGTGCAGCCTGAGGAGACTGAGGGCCAGATGGGTTGGGTGCCTGGCTCCCTTAGGGATGAcagctgggcaggatgtgggaacctggccctgaaggagctgccaaCTGAGCTCTCCCTCCTCTTAGTCAGGACCTAGACCTTGGAGGGTGAAGGTTGTGCCTTAGGACTTTGCCCTTTCTGGTCAGGACAGAGAATAACATTCTTCTGGTAGAGATGAAAATTTACaggaacatcattacctgaccATGAGCTGACCTCAAGGACAAAGGATCTGACCCCAAGAAGTCTGCAACAGCTAACCACACCTGTCCCTcaccttttgtttttaaaggggCTTGCTGAAAGCTTTTGGTAACTTTGGGGTTCTTAGGGCATAAGCCACCCATCTCTTTGTATGAATctgtaataaacctttctctgttcgGAATTCTAATGTTTAGTATTGATGGGCCTCAATGTGCAGGCAGAGGGTCTTGCACATTCAATAACACTCTCATCACATACAGAAATGCTTATAACATGGTTAACACACAAACCATTAACATTCAGAACTTTGCTCAAGGTAGCATTGAGAACATTGAGACCTACTATTCTTCTCAAGTCCCAGAAAGCAGAAGTTTAAGTAGGCCCCTAAGTCATGAGCATAGTTGCAAAATGATGAGGTGAGGGTGAGCTGCCTGTCATCTGCCCATTCCCCTAAGTCATCTATCTTCTGCTGGGACTGGCAGATTTTGGCATCTTAGTTCTCTTCATGACAGGGTAGATgcagaacaaaaggaaagaagttATATCCTCCTAAAATCAGAATATTTGAATCTGTTAAACTTCCTTCTTTTACAATTTTAGGTGTAATTAACTGAACTAACTTTAGCTTTTATAAGGGTGCATTATTTTATTATGCACGCAAAGCCCAACTTTTCCTCAGGGAAAGTTGAAGACTAAGGATCCCCAAGGATCATGACAGGGAGagacttttcaaatatttggctTTATTGAAACACAGATATGGAAAGTTTCCAAACTCAGAGGCTACTCTTTAGAGTGTACATTTGCCACATTGAGGATGCACTCTCACCAATGCTGTGCGAAATGGCAGAAAATTACTTGGATTTCATTTCAGACTAAAAGAAAAATCTAGAGTAAGCCTTCTCAGTTAGGAAAAGGATTTGGTTTCAGAGGTGATCTGTATAAGGTAAGTATATCCCAATCTACCTGATTTTTGAACTTTCGCATTCAATGTTTCTCCTCTATTCTGACTTGATGTCCGCCCCCCCCTTTAGCATTTTTTCATACCTATCTATGAAGCTTACTGTTCTAAAGATGTTATTTAGTTAATGTGCCTATAGTAAGGACTATAGGTTTTCTCAATCAATCCTGGGACTTTGGGATTCCTAACAACACTTTCACAAACTAACAAAAAACACTGCCTTTCTACAATCTTAAAAGTTCCTAGAGGCCCAAGTTAGTGAGATCAGTTCCCACAGATTCTccaacttcccaacccagatctcccgcattgcaggcaggttctttaacatctgagctaccagggaagcccccaacttatattaacattttctaattccttttatattttatttgctctACCATTGATCAAAGTAGTAAATGGAAAAAAGCCTCAGTCAAATATCAATAGAGCAAAGTACTCTACGATTTAAAGACAAACAAAACTGAATTTATATTAATGTAaacctttacttcttttcctattattATTGGCTATATACATTTGCTGGTGTCTCAGTCACTTCTTTAAAGAACTAAATATCttatttcagaattcttttttactttccttaGTCTTCTCAAATTCAAGATTCCTATAGAAACCATTTTTGGTAGGGAAGCTATCCCGgaagctttggagtcagacaaacctgtttattttctagttttagaaCTTTCGAACTTAAGGTAGGAAAATCAAATTTCACATCTACAAAAGGGCAAGAAACACGATTGCTAAAATAATGTGTGTACAtagtttcttgggcttcccagatggcacagcagtataaaatctgcctgccaatgcaggaaatgcagagaTCTGGTTTCAACGtctggaaacctactccagtatttttgtctgaaaaGTACGCTGGACTGATGAGTTtagtagctacagtccatgaggtcacaaagactccgacatgattgagcaactgagcacacatgtacatacatagtTTCTTAGACCTCATGTTGTGTTCCCACCAAAATAACATAGATCTTATGTTGTGTTCTTACCGaaataacaaagtaaaataattttaaactcaaTACTGAGATGGTGACAGTCCATAATCCATAtgctgattttcatttttaaaaatagtcatactttttctgaggaaagaaaagcaaagtccAAAGTAAAAATGTGCCCAGAAGAGTAGCAGGaggttaaaacaaaaagaaagacaaatagtcCTTTAAAATGGTGTGTGTTGATGGAGAGAGATGCTTAATCTCACAGTAAGAAATGAAATCTACATTTAGATGTCATTTCTCGTTACCACTGAGAAAATATTCTATTGgcaacaagtgaaaaaaaaaaaaaaaccaggcaaTTTTGTACACGGCTAgttgaaatataaaatgtttgaaGTCCTATAGAAGGAATAACTAACAAAATAGACAGGTTTCTAAAGCGCTTACCTGGTAAATAGTAAGTGCTAGTGAGTCAACATTAGTAGCTAGACTGAAGATAACAACAGGacaatatatagagagaaatgaagagacGTTAAAGAAggggaaatagaaataaagaaggaggaaggaaggacgtGGGGAGAGACAGATggacagagagagggggagaaggaaggaaataaaggctTTGCTTTCAGGcttatagaaaatagaaaatatatgtgtCCACAGTTCACAGAGGTCAATTTAAATTATGCAAAGGAATAGTGTAAGTACAAATGAAGTtagaatttattaatatattttccccCACAGGGGCAGTCAGGAGTAAAAGTAGTTTAAATTGGCCTGTCCTTTAGGCTACCCTGAAATAAGAAATTTCTGTTGCCAGTGAAGGCAAAGGACCAGCCGATGTGCATTAATAAGTGGAGTTAGGCTAAGGAATATGTAATATTAAGGATGTCTCCTCTCATGGAGAGATCAAAATGCATGAAAATATTTTGCACTATAAAAGTGTAGTCAGCATCTAGGGGTTCTTTTGGAAcacaaacatcttttctgaagTCATTTGATGAACAGTTTCTCCCTGAGTATGTAGAAGACCTTGGTTTAATTCAATCTGCTATACATATCAACTTAgaaattgttttgtttctaaaaagtatataatataaTGAGAAGTATAACATTAGATCATTGCCCAAGAtagattctgaaaaataaaaaaacctctAAATAGATTTTAGAACAATGCATTCTCCCTGCAGAAAAGGTATATTCAAGCCTTGGAGAAATTGTTCATAAAATACATTACTACTAAACTTTTTAAtcagaatatttgtttttaataacccCTAAGAACTGTACTTCTGATGGATAAAGTTTTTGACCTGTCCTTCTACATTTAATTAGCTTCTTTATTTAGTCAGAGGATTGTGCCCTTCCATAAattcataaaatgttattttcaatttTGAGCTCAGGATAATGCTAAGACTGCACCTAAGAAGAATTTCTCTGCTCTCTTACACCTAAACCTTAAGTTCTTCTTTCTAGAAGTTcctaattcatttctttttcggGTCACATTAGAAATGAACTAAATGGAAGAAGCAAACCAGTCTGTGGTATCTGAGTTCATTTTTCATGGACTCTGTGATTCAGGGAATCTCCAGAAATTCCTCTCACTGCCATTTTCTGCACTCTACCTGATGACCGTCCTGGGCAACCTTTTCGTTGTGTTCTTAATCATCACTGACTCTCATTTCCATTCCCCAATGTACTTCCTCTTAGCCAATCTCTCATTTGTTGACTTCTGCCTTTCCTCAGTGACCACTCCTAAACTGACCACAGACTTCCTAAACGATAATGAAACCATCTCCTTTGAGGGTTGCATGAGCCAAATCCTCTGTGTGCATTTCTTTGGAGGGGGTGAGATGGTACTGCTTGTGTCAATGGCCTATGACCGTTATgtagccatctgcaagccacTCCATTACTCCAGCATCATGAACAGACAGAAGTGCATCTGGCTAGTATTGACATCATGGATCATTGGCTTTGTGCATGCCACAAGTCAACTAGCTATGATTTTAGATCTTCCCTTCTGTGGACCCAGAATAGTGGACAGCTTTTTCTGTGATATTCCTCTGGTGATCAAACTAGCCTGCATGGATACTCATACTCTGAGACTGTTGATAAATGCTGACAGTGCAGTCTTGGCTACAACTTGCTTCATTCTCTTGCTGATCTCTTACACCTACATCCTGGTGACTGTCCGTCTTAGCTCCAAGCATGGGGCATCAAAGGCACTCTCTACCTGTACTTCCCACATCACAGTGGTGGTGCTGTTCTTTGGACCCTGCATCTTCATCTATCTGTGGCCACCTAGCATCACTTGGGTGGACAAGTTTCTTGCTGTATTTTACACAGTAATCACACCTCTCTTGAATCCAGCCATTTATACACTGAGAAATAAAGAGATTAAGAATGCCATAAAGAGACTGATAAGTTAGTATATGGATTCAAGGTGTAATTTTTAGATCTTTCATGTAATCAGCAATTCCACCTTGTGCTCCCCAATTTGGACATATTCTGACCTATAAACTGAACTGGAAATATGTTGTAAATATTCCCAAATGTATGCTGTGATTTATTCCactaagaaaatatattaaaatacaacaTTAAAATTCTTACCATTtggaggaaataaaatgtttcctaAGTAATTCTTTGTATAGGATAAAAATTTACCCAGTGATAACAATAATGATAaggatagttttaaaataataataattttaagaatttactAAATATTACCTATGTTCCCCAAACCATTCTAAGCACTTTGTATATTATTAAACCACTTTCAGTAGTTTATCATTCTGATTTCTAAAAACACATGATTTATCCACTCTCACTTAGCTTGAGAATATACTAAAGATATTTGAGTGATCTGCTTCcactgagaaaaacaaataaatgattcaAACTATAATACATTGCACTTGCATTCCACATCATAATTCTTAAAGTTTCAGTCTTCAAGTGTTAACTCTTGGTTTAAAGGTAGAGGTTTCCCTCAAAATTTTCCTCTTAAATTACACATGGAGAAGTGTTTACAATACATTATTTCTTATGTTAATAAATGACTTTTATGattattgtttttcttacattaaaGAACTAATAATTTATTGCTTCAAAGCAAAGATTATGTAAGATGAGAAAaatgcccccaaaataaatttatacaaaaatatgaaaatctcatacacataaatgaaaaa from Ovis aries strain OAR_USU_Benz2616 breed Rambouillet chromosome 7, ARS-UI_Ramb_v3.0, whole genome shotgun sequence includes the following:
- the LOC105613337 gene encoding olfactory receptor 4K15-like, with translation MEEANQSVVSEFIFHGLCDSGNLQKFLSLPFSALYLMTVLGNLFVVFLIITDSHFHSPMYFLLANLSFVDFCLSSVTTPKLTTDFLNDNETISFEGCMSQILCVHFFGGGEMVLLVSMAYDRYVAICKPLHYSSIMNRQKCIWLVLTSWIIGFVHATSQLAMILDLPFCGPRIVDSFFCDIPLVIKLACMDTHTLRLLINADSAVLATTCFILLLISYTYILVTVRLSSKHGASKALSTCTSHITVVVLFFGPCIFIYLWPPSITWVDKFLAVFYTVITPLLNPAIYTLRNKEIKNAIKRLIS